The segment TTATTGGTATCTTCAGGAGCAGTGGCAGCTGGATATAGAAAGCTAGGCTGTCTGAATAGACCAACAAGTTTACCGGAAAAACAAGCAGCAGCGTCCATTGGACAAGGCTTGTTGATGGAGGCATATAGCGAACTGCTCTTATCAAACGGTTACGTTGCCTCTCAAATCCTGATTACAAGAGAAGACTTTTCAGATGAAAATCGCTACAATAACGCGCGCAACACCGCGAATGTTCTTTTAGAGCGTGGTATTGTACCGATCGTCAATGAAAATGACACCGTCACGGTAAACAGATTAAAATTTGGTGATAATGATACACTTTCCGCTAAGGTAGCAGGACTTGTGGATGCAGATATGTTGTTAATTTTATCTGATATCGACGGATTGTATGATGCAGATCCGCGCAAGGATCCGGATGCCACTCTATTACGCAAAGTGGAAGAAATCACGCCTGAAATTGAAGCTGCAGCCGGAGACTCAGGTAGCTCTGTCGGTACCGGCGGAATGAAGTCCAAAATTGATGCCGTTAAGATTGCCATGGCATCTGGTATCCCTGCGTTCTTAGGTAAAGCGGGAGTACCAAACATTTTACTACAAGCAGTGGAAAAAGAAGCAACCGGAACGTATTTTGAGTCAAAGGATTCTACAGTAAACTTGAACCACAAAAAGCAATGGATCGCTTTCAACTC is part of the Sutcliffiella sp. FSL R7-0096 genome and harbors:
- the proB gene encoding glutamate 5-kinase, which produces MTPDNKTKRVVIKIGSSSLTSSHGEISRRKLERLVDEVAQLKDQGYEVLLVSSGAVAAGYRKLGCLNRPTSLPEKQAAASIGQGLLMEAYSELLLSNGYVASQILITREDFSDENRYNNARNTANVLLERGIVPIVNENDTVTVNRLKFGDNDTLSAKVAGLVDADMLLILSDIDGLYDADPRKDPDATLLRKVEEITPEIEAAAGDSGSSVGTGGMKSKIDAVKIAMASGIPAFLGKAGVPNILLQAVEKEATGTYFESKDSTVNLNHKKQWIAFNSGPEGEVVLAEGADISMLGKKRLLPSSISKVKGYFQEGSVVRILDFEGNRIGLGVVNYSSEQLREYDQTQDKYEEEVVKNDDLVCHLEASIPVGI